A single Prochlorococcus marinus XMU1410 DNA region contains:
- the glmU gene encoding bifunctional UDP-N-acetylglucosamine diphosphorylase/glucosamine-1-phosphate N-acetyltransferase GlmU has product MLSVAILAAGKGTRMESSLPKVLHKISGKSLLQRVIDSCVELKPDKIFIITGHKSKEVQKSIPNDKKIHVVVQEPQSGTGHAIQVLCKEVKKHEGKLLVLNGDVPLIRPSTLKRLLYLHDSKNADVSLITTKKTNPHGYGRVFLKGSLIERIVEEKDCNDLERENPLINAGVYCFNWGNLSEIIYTLQSNNNQKEIYLTDTIALLKNSSSLEVEDNGELQGINNRIQLSECEECIQNSIKEKHMLNGVTFINKASCSISEEAEIGKDVIIEANTHIRGNTKIKSHCIIGPNTFIENSNVGLNCEILNSTVYDSQIMDHIKIGPYSHIRPNSKISSHSKIGNFVEIKNSQLEEESKVNHLSYIGDSIIGRSTNIGAGTITANFDGQKKHQTKIGKNSSIGANTVFVAPINLGESVTTGAGSVITKDSKDNSLAISRTKQVNIENWKKRNPDLVN; this is encoded by the coding sequence ATGTTAAGTGTTGCGATATTAGCGGCAGGCAAGGGCACTAGGATGGAAAGCTCATTGCCAAAAGTTTTACATAAAATTTCTGGCAAAAGTCTTCTACAAAGAGTAATTGATTCATGTGTCGAATTAAAGCCCGACAAGATTTTCATAATTACTGGACACAAATCAAAAGAAGTACAAAAGTCAATCCCAAACGATAAAAAAATCCATGTTGTTGTTCAAGAACCTCAATCAGGAACCGGTCATGCTATCCAGGTACTTTGTAAAGAAGTAAAAAAACATGAAGGAAAACTTTTGGTACTAAACGGCGATGTGCCACTCATTAGGCCTAGTACTCTAAAAAGACTTTTGTATTTACACGATTCAAAAAATGCTGATGTTTCTTTAATTACCACAAAGAAAACAAATCCTCATGGATATGGCCGAGTTTTTTTGAAGGGGAGTTTAATAGAGAGAATTGTTGAAGAAAAAGATTGCAATGATCTGGAAAGAGAAAATCCATTAATCAATGCAGGTGTTTACTGTTTTAACTGGGGTAACTTATCAGAAATAATTTATACCTTGCAAAGCAATAATAATCAAAAAGAGATTTACTTAACAGATACAATAGCTCTGCTAAAAAATTCCTCAAGTCTCGAGGTAGAGGATAATGGAGAGCTTCAAGGAATTAATAACAGAATTCAACTATCAGAGTGCGAGGAATGTATTCAGAATTCAATTAAAGAAAAACATATGCTTAATGGTGTAACTTTTATAAATAAAGCAAGTTGTTCAATTAGTGAAGAAGCTGAAATTGGTAAGGATGTAATCATTGAGGCTAATACACATATAAGAGGAAATACGAAAATAAAAAGTCATTGCATTATCGGTCCAAATACTTTTATTGAGAATTCTAATGTGGGATTAAATTGTGAAATTTTAAACTCTACTGTTTATGATTCTCAAATAATGGATCATATAAAAATTGGCCCTTATAGTCATATAAGACCTAATTCCAAAATATCTTCCCATAGCAAAATAGGTAATTTTGTTGAGATCAAAAATAGTCAACTAGAGGAAGAATCTAAAGTAAACCATCTTAGTTATATTGGTGATTCTATTATTGGAAGATCTACAAATATTGGAGCAGGTACTATTACTGCAAATTTTGATGGACAGAAAAAACATCAAACAAAAATTGGCAAAAATTCAAGTATAGGAGCAAACACAGTTTTTGTAGCACCAATAAATCTAGGGGAATCAGTAACAACAGGTGCTGGTTCAGTGATCACAAAAGACTCTAAAGATAATTCATTAGCGATCTCAAGAACTAAGCAAGTAAATATAGAGAATTGGAAAAAAAGAAATCCTGATTTAGTTAATTAA
- a CDS encoding MnmC family methyltransferase — protein sequence MSELIEVLTKDGSYSLRSLFFQENFHSLLGALEETKSKFTATSNLQRFKGKSLNVLDICFGLGYNSASLLDELIKQKSYLNLYALEIDKKPLEYSLSNESFLKLWDPTVKKILESLYRKDYFEDQFFKCSILWGDARKKINIIPSSIKFDLIYLDGFSPQKCPQVWTIEFLSKVTENLNPYGYLITYSSSAAVRKTLRNLGLEIFTIKPSFKNRPLWSQGTVAISKFDKNKLKPNFNFEKLSLMEEEHLLTKASIPYRDQDLSSSKDDIIKRRLDEQLFSNLLSTNKWREKWGMTKLSFKS from the coding sequence TTGTCTGAATTAATAGAAGTTTTAACTAAAGATGGTAGTTACTCTTTAAGAAGTTTGTTTTTTCAAGAGAACTTCCATAGTTTATTGGGCGCATTGGAGGAAACAAAGTCTAAGTTTACAGCTACTTCTAATTTGCAAAGATTTAAGGGCAAATCTCTTAATGTTTTGGATATATGTTTTGGTTTAGGATACAATTCCGCTTCTTTATTAGACGAATTAATTAAACAAAAATCATATTTAAATTTGTATGCATTGGAGATTGATAAAAAGCCTCTTGAATATTCGCTCAGCAATGAATCTTTCCTTAAATTATGGGATCCAACAGTCAAAAAAATATTGGAATCACTTTATCGAAAAGATTACTTTGAGGATCAATTTTTTAAATGCAGTATTTTGTGGGGTGATGCTAGAAAAAAAATCAACATTATTCCTTCCTCTATTAAATTCGATCTGATTTATTTAGATGGTTTTTCTCCTCAAAAATGCCCACAAGTATGGACGATTGAATTTTTATCCAAAGTCACAGAAAATCTCAATCCTTATGGTTATTTAATAACTTATTCTTCATCAGCGGCAGTAAGAAAAACCCTAAGAAATCTTGGATTAGAAATTTTTACTATTAAGCCAAGTTTTAAAAACAGACCTCTTTGGAGTCAGGGAACTGTCGCAATATCAAAATTTGATAAGAATAAATTAAAACCTAATTTCAATTTTGAAAAGTTATCTTTAATGGAAGAAGAACATCTCTTAACTAAAGCTAGTATTCCATATAGAGATCAAGATTTGAGCTCAAGTAAAGACGATATAATCAAGAGAAGATTAGATGAGCAATTATTCTCAAATCTATTATCTACAAATAAATGGAGAGAGAAGTGGGGAATGACGAAGTTATCCTTTAAGAGTTAG
- the aroA gene encoding 3-phosphoshikimate 1-carboxyvinyltransferase: protein MKMNNIRTIKGGVNLKGKVKVPGDKSISHRALIIGSIAKGETTIEGFLHSEDPLSTADCLRKLGVKIPDIKKNEPFTISGLGLDGFKEPKEILNCGNSGTTMRLLMGLLAGQEGKNFILNGDISLNERPMGRVGKPLSLMGGKIYGRERGNKAPISIDGNKLKGCVIGTPVASAQVKSAILLAGLKASGTTSVIEPASSRDHTERMLKAFGADISIRGELGRNVVIKSGRNLIGQRILIPGDISSASFWMIAASIVPNSEILIQNVGLNPTRTGILNVMDSMGCDYEILDKSTIAGEPIGSIKVKTSNNLRSFTIEGDILPKLIDEIPILTVAACFCNGVSEIKDAQELRVKETDRLKVMARQLQKFGAEITEKEDGLIINGQSKFHSAEVDSETDHRVAMSLAIASLLAKGTSKIMRSDAASVSYPTFWEELAKLTN from the coding sequence TTGAAAATGAATAATATCCGCACAATAAAAGGTGGAGTAAATTTAAAAGGAAAAGTAAAAGTACCTGGAGATAAATCTATTTCTCATAGAGCTCTAATAATAGGAAGTATCGCTAAGGGTGAGACGACTATTGAGGGGTTCTTACATTCTGAAGATCCACTTTCAACTGCTGATTGTCTAAGAAAGTTAGGTGTAAAAATACCAGATATAAAAAAAAATGAGCCTTTTACGATTTCAGGATTGGGTCTTGATGGATTTAAAGAGCCCAAAGAAATTCTAAATTGCGGGAATTCGGGAACCACCATGAGATTATTAATGGGGTTGCTAGCCGGTCAAGAAGGCAAGAATTTCATCTTAAATGGTGACATTTCTCTTAATGAAAGGCCAATGGGGAGAGTGGGCAAACCATTATCTTTGATGGGTGGCAAAATTTATGGAAGGGAAAGGGGTAACAAAGCTCCCATCTCAATTGATGGGAATAAACTAAAAGGGTGTGTTATAGGAACCCCTGTAGCGAGTGCTCAAGTAAAATCTGCAATCTTATTGGCAGGCCTCAAAGCTTCTGGAACCACTTCTGTTATTGAACCAGCTTCTTCAAGAGATCATACTGAAAGAATGTTAAAAGCATTTGGAGCAGACATCAGTATCAGAGGAGAATTAGGAAGGAATGTCGTTATCAAGTCAGGGCGCAACTTAATTGGCCAGAGAATATTGATTCCTGGAGACATAAGCTCTGCTTCTTTTTGGATGATTGCTGCATCTATTGTTCCAAATTCAGAGATTTTAATTCAGAATGTAGGACTAAATCCCACTAGAACTGGGATTTTAAATGTAATGGATTCAATGGGGTGTGATTATGAGATTTTAGATAAGTCGACTATTGCAGGTGAACCTATTGGATCTATTAAAGTAAAGACTTCAAATAATTTAAGATCATTCACTATTGAAGGAGATATTCTCCCAAAACTTATAGATGAAATTCCTATCCTTACTGTGGCTGCCTGTTTTTGTAATGGAGTTTCAGAAATTAAGGATGCACAAGAATTAAGAGTTAAAGAGACAGATCGATTAAAAGTCATGGCACGACAGTTGCAAAAATTCGGTGCTGAAATAACAGAAAAAGAGGATGGGTTAATTATTAATGGGCAATCAAAATTTCATTCTGCTGAGGTAGATAGTGAGACAGATCATCGAGTAGCAATGAGTCTTGCTATTGCTTCACTTCTTGCTAAGGGCACCTCAAAAATCATGAGATCTGATGCTGCTAGCGTATCGTATCCCACTTTTTGGGAAGAGCTGGCCAAACTAACTAACTAA
- a CDS encoding 2-phosphosulfolactate phosphatase family protein, with protein MNLTYYHVAKDVPENSPDIAVVIDVLRATTTISWALKNGADSIQVFADLDFLKESAIKCQAEKRIMLGERGGKKIEGFDLGNSPLSVTKKVVNGKRLFMSTTNGTKSLQKVQNAKHLFAMGLPNRKAVAEKIISLKSEDVLILGSGWEGSYSLEDSLAAGALASYLKQNCDFEINIMNDELQSALALWDVWKNDILKCLKTATHGKRLTSLGDYEDDFKCCSELDCLDIVPAQVERGVIRAS; from the coding sequence ATTAATCTTACTTATTATCACGTTGCAAAGGATGTTCCTGAAAATAGTCCTGACATTGCAGTGGTCATTGATGTTTTAAGAGCTACAACCACAATTTCTTGGGCTTTAAAAAATGGAGCTGATTCAATACAAGTTTTTGCAGATTTAGATTTTTTAAAAGAATCTGCAATTAAGTGTCAAGCTGAAAAAAGAATAATGCTTGGAGAGAGAGGCGGAAAGAAGATTGAGGGCTTTGATCTGGGAAATTCTCCTTTATCAGTTACAAAAAAAGTTGTTAATGGTAAAAGACTATTTATGAGTACGACTAATGGGACTAAATCATTGCAAAAAGTTCAAAATGCTAAGCATTTATTTGCTATGGGTCTCCCAAACAGGAAAGCAGTTGCCGAAAAAATCATTTCATTAAAAAGTGAAGATGTTTTAATACTTGGCAGTGGTTGGGAAGGTTCTTATTCACTTGAAGATTCTTTAGCTGCTGGTGCTTTGGCTTCATACCTAAAACAGAACTGTGATTTCGAAATTAATATTATGAATGACGAATTACAATCTGCTTTGGCACTTTGGGATGTCTGGAAAAATGATATTTTGAAATGTTTAAAAACAGCAACCCATGGCAAAAGATTGACAAGTCTTGGAGATTATGAGGATGATTTTAAATGTTGCTCTGAACTTGATTGCTTAGATATTGTTCCAGCTCAAGTTGAAAGAGGTGTGATTCGTGCCTCATGA
- a CDS encoding carbon-nitrogen hydrolase family protein gives MTDFLVAALQITSTSNIEENFTEAEEQIELAARRGAELIGLPENFAFLGGDDEKLRLASELSEKCTNFLKTMSQRYQVFLLGGGYPVPAGDDSHTFNRSALFGKDGQILAKYDKIHLFDVDLPDGNLYKESSTILSGAEYPPVVDVPGLCKIGLSICYDVRFPELYRYLSSNGAELIMIPAAFTAFTGKDHWQILLQARAIENTAYVVAPAQTGIHYGRRQSHGHAMVIDPWGTVLSDAGKTQGAAIAPADKERVKKIREQMPSLKHRKNKLFSN, from the coding sequence TTGACTGATTTTTTGGTAGCTGCATTGCAAATTACGAGTACTTCAAATATTGAAGAAAATTTTACTGAAGCAGAAGAACAGATTGAATTAGCTGCTAGAAGAGGTGCTGAGTTAATTGGATTGCCTGAGAATTTTGCCTTTTTAGGAGGAGATGATGAAAAACTGAGATTAGCTTCTGAATTGTCTGAGAAGTGTACAAATTTTCTAAAAACTATGTCACAAAGATATCAAGTATTTCTTTTGGGAGGAGGGTATCCTGTCCCTGCTGGTGATGATAGTCATACTTTTAATAGGTCAGCATTATTTGGGAAAGATGGACAGATTTTGGCAAAATACGACAAGATTCATTTGTTTGATGTTGATTTGCCAGATGGAAATCTATACAAGGAATCATCCACTATTTTATCTGGAGCAGAGTATCCACCTGTTGTAGATGTCCCAGGTTTATGCAAAATAGGATTATCGATTTGTTACGACGTTAGATTTCCTGAACTCTATAGATATTTGTCTTCCAATGGTGCTGAGCTAATTATGATTCCCGCAGCTTTTACAGCATTCACTGGAAAAGATCATTGGCAAATCCTATTACAAGCAAGAGCAATTGAGAATACAGCATATGTTGTCGCTCCAGCTCAAACTGGTATTCATTATGGAAGAAGGCAAAGTCATGGCCATGCAATGGTAATTGACCCTTGGGGTACAGTTTTATCTGATGCCGGAAAAACTCAGGGAGCTGCAATAGCTCCTGCTGATAAAGAAAGAGTGAAGAAAATTAGGGAGCAGATGCCAAGCCTTAAACATAGAAAAAACAAATTGTTTTCAAACTAA
- a CDS encoding N-acetylmuramoyl-L-alanine amidase, with the protein MIKFLDNKLFRYLSIFLFLNPAILPVKSSSALAAWSINTNGVLELRTKSNTNLKAYFQKANQISGDRFWVDFPGELKNPRTIKGNGPIKEIRLGKPYKGKTRLVIEFKEEIYLKPLTWQMVGLDQNRWRIKLFNSKYSFKKIGEGLVEKKRGNIKANQNVIYKKKNNYGYLKLPEVKRDNFEVVIDPGHGGPDPGAIGIGGIRETDVVLEVSKIVKNLLSEKGVKARLTRTNEVDLDLPPRVSIANNTDADIFVSIHANASRGKRRDINGLETFYYRGWRGRLLAKRIQKQILRVSPGSPDRGVKQGRFYVIKNTRMPAVLVEIGFLTGRLDARRLEKITHRKRLAYAIAKGILEYLDKVG; encoded by the coding sequence ATGATAAAGTTTTTAGATAATAAACTTTTTCGTTATTTATCCATTTTTTTATTTTTAAATCCTGCAATCCTTCCAGTTAAATCTTCAAGCGCTCTTGCAGCATGGTCTATAAATACTAATGGGGTTTTAGAATTAAGAACTAAATCAAATACAAATTTAAAAGCATATTTTCAGAAGGCTAACCAAATATCGGGAGATAGATTTTGGGTAGATTTCCCAGGAGAATTAAAAAATCCCAGAACAATAAAAGGTAATGGCCCAATAAAAGAAATTAGATTAGGTAAACCATATAAGGGTAAAACAAGACTAGTAATTGAATTTAAGGAAGAGATTTATTTGAAACCTTTGACTTGGCAAATGGTTGGCTTAGATCAAAATAGATGGAGAATTAAACTTTTTAACTCAAAATATTCATTTAAAAAGATCGGTGAAGGTTTAGTTGAAAAGAAAAGAGGAAATATCAAAGCAAATCAAAATGTAATTTATAAGAAGAAAAACAATTATGGTTACTTGAAACTACCAGAGGTAAAACGAGACAACTTTGAGGTTGTAATCGATCCAGGGCATGGAGGACCTGATCCAGGAGCGATAGGTATAGGTGGTATTAGAGAAACAGATGTTGTCCTAGAGGTTTCAAAAATAGTCAAAAATTTACTTTCTGAAAAAGGCGTCAAAGCAAGGTTGACTAGAACAAATGAAGTTGATTTGGATTTGCCTCCAAGAGTTTCCATTGCTAATAATACGGATGCAGATATTTTTGTAAGTATTCATGCAAATGCCTCAAGAGGTAAAAGAAGAGACATAAATGGATTAGAAACCTTTTATTACAGAGGTTGGAGAGGAAGATTACTCGCGAAAAGAATTCAAAAACAAATTTTAAGAGTTTCCCCTGGGAGTCCTGATCGAGGAGTTAAACAAGGCCGATTTTATGTGATTAAAAATACTAGGATGCCCGCAGTCCTTGTAGAAATTGGATTTTTAACGGGAAGATTAGATGCAAGAAGATTAGAGAAAATAACCCATCGAAAAAGATTAGCCTATGCAATTGCAAAAGGCATCCTCGAATATCTAGATAAAGTAGGGTGA
- the murI gene encoding glutamate racemase, with the protein MKLKIGIFDSGIGGFTILNSLLKTRKDVEVFYLADTKRIPFGEKKSKEIRLIAKEICTFFVDKNLDALLVACNTTNACALDILEDKLKVPCFDLINSVSEIVDKQIIGVLATRTTVRSSYYNKAINAKKENTIIFQQECPEFVSEIEKEKLNLDKLNNLSELYLRPLINKNIEELILGCSHYPLIYDFLRKKLDSNIKIIDPSVALIKKFNESFNIPETDRYECISFENVKFFVTSERDKFSNKVKFWLGINKEIRLVNLRSNV; encoded by the coding sequence GTGAAACTTAAAATAGGTATATTTGATAGCGGAATAGGTGGTTTTACTATCCTTAATTCTTTACTAAAAACTCGTAAAGATGTAGAAGTTTTTTATTTGGCGGATACAAAAAGAATACCTTTTGGGGAAAAAAAATCTAAAGAGATTAGATTAATTGCAAAGGAGATTTGTACTTTTTTTGTTGATAAGAATTTAGATGCACTTTTAGTTGCTTGTAATACTACAAATGCGTGTGCGCTTGATATTCTTGAAGATAAGCTAAAGGTCCCTTGTTTTGATCTTATTAACTCAGTATCGGAAATAGTTGATAAACAAATAATTGGTGTCCTTGCAACACGAACAACTGTTCGATCATCGTATTACAACAAAGCTATAAATGCTAAAAAAGAGAATACGATAATATTTCAGCAAGAATGTCCAGAATTTGTATCAGAAATTGAAAAAGAAAAATTAAATCTTGATAAGTTAAATAATCTATCAGAGTTATACTTAAGACCACTTATAAACAAAAATATTGAAGAATTAATACTTGGATGTAGTCACTATCCTTTAATTTATGACTTTTTAAGAAAAAAATTAGATTCAAATATAAAAATTATTGATCCATCGGTAGCATTAATAAAAAAATTTAATGAATCTTTTAATATTCCAGAAACTGACCGCTATGAGTGTATTTCTTTCGAAAATGTAAAATTTTTTGTTACTTCAGAAAGAGACAAGTTTTCCAATAAAGTAAAATTTTGGCTTGGAATTAATAAAGAAATTAGGTTGGTTAACCTCCGAAGTAATGTTTGA
- the sds gene encoding solanesyl diphosphate synthase, with protein MNTVTELLQPVENDLDDLILELKNLIGAGHPILQAAAEHLFSAGGKRLRPGIVLLISKAISPEFCLTTKHKRLAEITEMIHTASLVHDDVVDEASTRRGVDTVHSRFNTRVAVLAGDFLFAQASWHLANLDNVNVVKLLSRVIMDLAEGEIKQNLNRFDSAQSFSKYINKSYCKTASLIANSCKAAGVLSGINDENLTSLYDFGKNIGLAFQVVDDILDFTGNDKQLGKPAVSDLASGYLTAPVLYALEENKQLSVLINRELAEKDDLDDALNIIMNSKAIESSRKLAEDFAMLSKEAIVWLPDSEYKRALMALPEFVLSRIF; from the coding sequence ATGAATACAGTAACAGAGCTACTACAACCAGTTGAAAATGATCTGGATGATCTTATTTTAGAACTGAAAAATCTAATAGGAGCTGGTCACCCAATTCTTCAAGCCGCAGCAGAACACCTTTTTAGTGCTGGGGGGAAAAGGTTGAGACCTGGAATAGTTTTATTGATTTCAAAAGCAATATCTCCTGAATTTTGCTTGACAACCAAACATAAAAGGCTTGCTGAAATAACTGAGATGATTCATACAGCCTCACTAGTCCATGATGATGTTGTTGATGAGGCGTCTACAAGAAGAGGAGTTGATACAGTTCATAGTAGATTTAATACCAGAGTAGCTGTTTTGGCGGGAGACTTTTTATTCGCTCAAGCAAGTTGGCACCTAGCAAATCTTGACAATGTAAATGTAGTTAAATTACTTAGTAGAGTAATAATGGATCTAGCAGAGGGTGAAATTAAACAAAATTTAAATAGATTTGATTCAGCTCAATCTTTTTCCAAATACATCAACAAAAGTTATTGTAAAACAGCATCACTAATAGCCAATAGTTGCAAAGCAGCTGGAGTTTTGAGTGGGATTAATGACGAAAACTTAACCTCGTTATACGATTTTGGCAAAAATATTGGTTTGGCCTTCCAAGTTGTAGATGATATTCTTGACTTTACTGGAAATGATAAACAACTTGGAAAACCTGCTGTAAGTGATCTTGCTAGTGGTTATCTTACCGCCCCAGTTTTATATGCCTTAGAAGAAAATAAACAATTATCAGTTCTTATAAACAGAGAACTTGCTGAAAAAGATGATTTAGATGATGCACTTAATATCATCATGAACTCTAAAGCTATTGAAAGTTCAAGGAAACTAGCTGAGGATTTTGCAATGCTTTCTAAAGAAGCTATAGTCTGGCTTCCTGATTCAGAATATAAAAGAGCTTTAATGGCTCTTCCAGAATTTGTCCTAAGCCGTATTTTTTAG
- the acs gene encoding acetate--CoA ligase, translated as MSLDKKNSINNILEEKRIFPPSKKFAENSNISSQEELLSLKKQASDNPIQFWESFAKSELDWFETFQTVLDNENAPFFEWFKEGKLNITYNCLDRHIKRGLGGKTALIWEGEPGDSKKYTYEELLKEVCKAANALKAIGVKKGDLVCIYMPMIPEAMFAMLACARIGAPHSVVFGGFSSEALKDRLIDGKARFVVTADGGFRKDKVIELKKAVDAAIESGADKVVEKVVVVQRTKKNISMVDDRDLWWHELLKDQKDQCEPEVMNSEDRLFILYTSGSTGKPKGVVHTTGGYNLWSHLTFKWIFDLKDDDIYWCTADVGWITGHSYIVYGPLSNGATTLMYEGVPRPSNLGAFWDIVQKYKVSIFYTAPTAIRAFMKSGREIPDKYNLESLRLLGTVGEPINPEAWMWYKDVIGKNKCPIVDTWWQTETGGVMISPLPGVVATKPGSATFPLPGIEVEIVDKNGDKVKENEGGYLIIKKPWPGMMRTIHGNSERYLESYWEYITFKGEKNVYFAGDGARIDEDGYIWIMGRVDDVISVSGHRLGTMEIESALVSHKSVAESAVVGKKDDLKGEVIVAFVSLEKDVKSSSELVENLKNHVVNEIGIIAKPEKIIISDSLPKTRSGKIMRRILRSLAAGEKISGDISTLEDSSVLEKLKELS; from the coding sequence ATGTCATTAGATAAAAAAAATTCAATCAATAACATACTTGAAGAAAAGAGAATTTTCCCTCCATCAAAAAAATTTGCAGAAAACTCAAATATTAGTTCTCAAGAAGAATTACTAAGTCTAAAAAAACAAGCATCAGATAATCCTATTCAATTTTGGGAATCTTTTGCAAAATCTGAATTAGATTGGTTTGAGACATTTCAAACTGTATTAGATAACGAAAATGCGCCCTTTTTCGAATGGTTCAAAGAAGGGAAACTCAATATTACATATAACTGCTTAGATAGACACATTAAGAGAGGGCTAGGAGGAAAGACTGCACTTATATGGGAAGGCGAACCCGGAGATAGCAAAAAATATACTTACGAAGAACTTCTAAAAGAGGTATGTAAAGCAGCTAATGCATTAAAAGCAATTGGTGTAAAAAAAGGAGATTTGGTATGTATTTATATGCCGATGATTCCAGAAGCGATGTTTGCGATGTTAGCTTGTGCAAGAATTGGCGCGCCTCATTCAGTTGTCTTTGGAGGATTTTCTTCAGAAGCTTTAAAAGATAGGTTAATTGATGGGAAAGCCAGATTTGTTGTTACTGCTGATGGTGGCTTTAGAAAAGATAAGGTAATTGAACTTAAGAAAGCAGTTGATGCGGCCATTGAAAGTGGGGCAGATAAAGTTGTTGAAAAAGTTGTTGTAGTTCAACGAACCAAAAAAAATATTTCGATGGTTGATGATAGAGATTTGTGGTGGCACGAATTATTAAAAGATCAAAAAGATCAGTGTGAACCAGAAGTAATGAATAGCGAGGATAGACTTTTTATTCTCTATACTTCAGGCTCTACTGGAAAGCCCAAAGGTGTAGTGCACACAACAGGTGGTTACAATCTTTGGTCCCATTTAACATTTAAATGGATTTTTGATTTGAAAGATGACGACATTTACTGGTGTACCGCTGATGTTGGTTGGATTACAGGCCATAGTTATATAGTTTATGGGCCTTTATCTAATGGTGCTACAACCTTGATGTATGAGGGAGTGCCAAGACCCTCAAATTTAGGGGCTTTTTGGGACATTGTTCAAAAATATAAGGTTTCTATTTTTTATACTGCACCAACTGCAATAAGAGCATTTATGAAGTCTGGTCGTGAAATTCCTGATAAATATAATCTTGAGAGTCTTAGACTCTTGGGCACAGTTGGAGAACCAATTAATCCTGAAGCATGGATGTGGTACAAAGATGTTATTGGTAAAAATAAATGTCCTATTGTTGATACTTGGTGGCAAACTGAAACTGGTGGTGTGATGATAAGTCCCTTGCCGGGAGTCGTTGCTACTAAACCAGGTTCAGCTACTTTCCCTCTTCCAGGAATTGAAGTTGAAATCGTCGATAAAAATGGAGATAAGGTTAAGGAGAACGAGGGTGGCTATTTAATAATTAAGAAACCATGGCCAGGAATGATGAGAACAATTCACGGAAACTCAGAGAGATATTTGGAGAGTTATTGGGAATATATTACCTTTAAAGGAGAAAAAAATGTTTATTTTGCTGGAGATGGAGCACGCATTGATGAAGATGGATATATATGGATTATGGGAAGAGTTGATGATGTCATAAGTGTTTCAGGACATCGGTTAGGAACAATGGAAATAGAATCTGCTTTGGTAAGTCATAAATCAGTTGCAGAGTCTGCAGTTGTTGGCAAAAAAGATGATTTAAAAGGTGAAGTTATAGTCGCTTTTGTATCTCTAGAGAAAGATGTGAAAAGTTCTTCAGAATTAGTAGAGAATTTAAAGAATCATGTTGTTAATGAAATTGGAATTATCGCAAAGCCTGAAAAAATTATAATTTCTGACTCTCTTCCGAAAACACGTAGTGGAAAAATTATGAGGCGAATTTTAAGATCTTTGGCTGCTGGAGAAAAAATTAGTGGTGATATTAGCACTCTTGAAGATAGTTCTGTTTTGGAAAAGCTGAAAGAATTATCCTAA
- a CDS encoding DUF1350 family protein — MTFTKFQFNNFCYWPSNPKKIVEFIGGSYLASKPDLTYRRFIESLINKNYAVHAYKYTPQFDHQQLAIKAWKDFKNCRISLSKRIGASIPSIRIGHSLGCKLHLISPDGGRNCEKFISISFNNFSANKSIPLLKQISQKLEFNSEFSPSPERTLRLIEKTYNQKNNFLIKFNQDELDQTDKLFSCLKARKEDNSKGVILKGTHTIIASAGLRENFLGDWADDEFKRNTIKKISNLIDESI; from the coding sequence ATGACTTTTACAAAATTTCAATTTAACAATTTCTGTTATTGGCCTTCAAATCCAAAAAAAATTGTTGAATTTATTGGTGGAAGTTATTTAGCTTCTAAGCCAGATTTAACTTATAGAAGATTCATAGAGAGTTTAATTAATAAAAATTATGCAGTACATGCATATAAATACACACCACAATTTGATCACCAACAACTTGCTATCAAAGCATGGAAAGATTTTAAGAATTGCCGAATATCTTTATCAAAGAGAATAGGAGCATCAATTCCTTCAATAAGAATTGGTCATAGCCTAGGCTGTAAACTTCATTTAATTTCTCCTGATGGCGGAAGAAATTGCGAAAAATTCATATCTATTAGTTTTAATAATTTTAGTGCTAACAAATCAATTCCATTATTGAAACAAATTTCTCAAAAATTAGAATTCAACAGTGAATTTAGCCCAAGTCCCGAAAGAACTTTGCGATTAATTGAAAAAACATATAATCAAAAAAATAACTTCCTAATAAAATTCAACCAAGACGAATTAGATCAAACAGATAAATTATTTTCTTGTCTGAAAGCAAGAAAAGAAGATAATTCTAAGGGGGTAATTCTAAAAGGTACGCACACTATAATTGCAAGCGCAGGACTAAGAGAAAATTTTTTAGGAGACTGGGCTGATGATGAATTCAAAAGAAATACTATAAAAAAAATTTCCAATTTAATTGATGAATCTATTTAG